GCATGGGGTCTCCGTAATGTTCCCCCAAGTCGTAAATCGAGACGAGCTCGGTCTTGGGGACGGTCATCTGAATCTTGCGGTTCAGGAGGCCGCTTAATGCTGTTGCGGCGTTGCCCGTGCCGATGTTGCCGACTTCCTTGATTGCGTCAAGCTGCAAGGTGCTGAACGATTCCATGTCTGACATCGGGAGTCTCCTAGTTCTTCGTCGAGTAGAACGATGCAACGTCAAGGATAAGCGCAACGTTGCCGTCTCCGAGTATCGTGCCGCCCGTTATGCCGTCAATCTTGCTCAGGAAGCGGCCGAGAGACTTGATGACGATTTCCTGCTGTCCGATGAGCTGGCTCACGATGAAGCCTATCTTGTTCTTGCCGATCTTCACCACAACAACGGGGTATTCGTCCCTGTCGCGCTCGATGTCGTCTGTCCCGAGAATGTCCCCGAGAATGTTCAGCGAGAGCACCTCTCCGCGAAGGAGTGTCGTAGGTTCGCCGTGAACTGTCTTGATGTCTTCCTTGCGCACCATTATGGTTTCTTCGACGTTCTCGAGGGAGATAGCGTAGGTCTCGTTGCCGACCTTAATGAGTAGCGACAACACGATAGCCAGCGTCAGAGGAAGCCTGATGTAAACGTGAGTGCCCTCGTTCTTCTTGCTGACAAGGTCAAACTGTCCGCCAAGCTGTTCAACTTTCGTCTTGACCGCGTCCATTCCCACTCCGCGCCCGGAAAGGTCTGTTATCTGCTTCGCCATGCTGAAGCCGGGAAGAAGGACTATCTGTGTTGCCTCCTCGTCGCTCATTATGGCGGCTCTGTCCTCAGTGAGAATCCCGCGCTCAATGGCCTTCTGCTTCACGCGCTCGGGGTCAATGCCTGCGCCGTCGTCGCTGACCTCGATAACAACGCCGCTTCCTTCTTGGTATGCCGCGATTTTCAGAGTACCTTTCTCGGGCTTGCCGAGTGCCTTGCGTTCGTCGGGGTGCTCGATGCCGTGATCCATAGAGTTGCGGATGAGGTGAACCATCGGGTCGCCGATCTCGTCGATGACTGTACGGTCAAGTTCAGTGTCTTCGCCTTCAAGGACAAGCTCAACGTTCTTGTTGAGGGTTTTGCTGAGGTCGCGGATAAGACGCGGGAATCTGTCGAACGTGAAACTTACCGGGACCATCCTCAGCTTCGTAACGAGCTCCTGAATGTCGCCGGAAATTCTGCCCAGCTGTGATAGCGTCTCGTCAAACTGCCTCAGCCTTGCTTCCTGAACAAGACGCTCAATTCTTGCACGCGAGATAACGAGCTCACCCACGAGGTTCATGAGCTTATCCAGCCTGCCGATGTCAACCCTGACTGTCTGGCTGGACTTCTTTGCGCCTTCCTTCTTGGCCGGTGCTGCTGATGCGGCGGGTCTGGCTGGCGCGCTTGAAGCAGGTGCGGGTGCAGAGACTTCGGGCGCAGGTGCTGCTTCGGGTGCAGGTGCTGCTGCCTGTGCTGGAGTGGCGGCGGGTGCTGGAACTGCGTCTGCCTTGACCTCATCGACATCTGCACTCTGAACATCGCCTATCTTCTCGATTGCGGCTTTGACCTCCTCAGCTGATGCGGGAGTCGCAACGTAAATCGTGAACTCGAACTCGAACTCCTCACGTTCCAGCGCGTCCGTCGGGGGCTCTGCGCGGAAAATCTCTCCCATCTCCTCAAGCCTGTTCACCACCATGTAGGCACGTGCGGCCTTCAGAAGGCACGACTGGCTGAGCGTTACATGTACGCTGTAGGCGTTGCTGCCTTCGTCGTTGGCTTTCTTGGCCCAGTCGGCATCCTGAGACGAGACGGTACCTCCTGCCGGTGCGGCCTCTGCTGGAGCGGCTGGTGCGGCAGAAGGGGCAGCTTCTGCAGGAGCTTTGTTGCGGAGCTGTGCTACCATGTCCGACACGTCAATGTGTGCATCGTTCCCGCCGCCTCTGATGCTGTCCGCCATCGCCTGAAGGTTATCCAGTCCCGTGAACAGAAGGTTCATGTCCGCTTCGGTGAGGGGACGCGTACCCTTCCTGGCTTCGTCGAGACGGTCTTCCATCGCGTGGGTAAGCCCCATCATCTGCGTGAAGCCCATCGTTCCAGCCATTCCCTTAAGCGTGTGGGCACTCCTGAAGATTTCGTTGATTACGTCCATATCAACCATATCTTTCTCGAGTGCCAGCAGCATATCGTCAAGTCTCTGTAAATTGTCGTCAGTTTCGTCGAGGAACGCCCCGAGATACTGACTCATATCCATATCTGACAAAGTATGTATTCCCCCTTCAAGAATTTATCATTTAACCAGTCTGACCATAGCATCAGGTATTTCGTTGAGCGGCAGAACTTCGTCGACTACTCCGGCATCAACGGCAGCTTTAGGCATTCCGTAGACAACGCAGGTCTTCTGGCTCTCTGCGATGACGTACGCACCTTTCCTCTTGAGCGCGACAGCTCCGTCCGTGCCGTCCCTGCCCATTCCTGTAAGGATTACGCACAGGACATTTCCGCCGTATTCGTCAGCAACGCTCAGGAACATGATGTTGGCGGCAGGTTTCACCGAGAGTACAGGAGGAGCATCAGACAGTCCGCACACTGCAGTGCCGCTGCGCCTCTTGACGATTAGGTGGCTTCCGCCCGGAGCGATGACTACTCTGCCGGGTTTCAGCGTGAGTCCCTCGAAGCCCTCGACCACCTCGACCGCTGACGTGTCGTTGAGACGTTTCGCGAAAGACGTAGTGAACTCTTTGGGCATATGCTGCGTAATCACGATCGGCACAGGGAACTTCTTGGGGAGCTTGGGGATGAGTTCGCTCAACGCCATAGGCCCGCCCGTTGAACTCGCGATCGCCACGATGTCATAGCGTCCCGTCAGGTTCATGGGAGGGTTCATCCTCCTGAAGTCTGGTGCTCTCGGCAAAGTGTGCTGGGGCTGCGAGATCAGACCTGCCTTTGTCCTAAGGCGCGCTGTGCTTGCGGCTATTACCTTGTCGATAATCTCATGTCCGATGGTCTTGATGTTCAGGGAAATTGAGCCTGACGGTTTGCCGATAAAGTCAACGCATCCGAGCGCGAGTGCCTTTAAGGTTGTCTCTGCGCCCTCCTGCGTCATTGAGCTGACCATTATCACGGGGAGCGGGTTAGTCCGCATTATCTCTTCAAGTGCCGTGAGGCCGTCCATGTTGGGCATCTCTACGTCCATCGTAACAACGTCGGGCTTCAGCTTCTGTATCTGCGCGATTGCGTCTTTGCCGTCGCGTGCTGTACCTGCAACTTCGATGCGCGGGTCTGAACGCAGAATGTCGCTGATGAACTGCCGCATCAATGCGCTGTCGTCGACTACCAGTACCCTTATTTTTCCGCCCCTGGGTATCATGCTGTCTTGCTGTCTCCTTTCTGTTTGCTGTGTGATTGCGTAATTATAGCCTTATTTCTCGTCTGAGAATAAACTCTTCGTAAGCCGCCTAAAGAATGACCTGACTCCTCCGCCCTCCGGCTGTCTGAGAGCTTCAGGCTTTATGTCCGCGCCCTCGCACAGCTTCAGGAGTTCTCCGGCCAAGTTCCTGACGCAGATGCTGGCATTGGACTCCGGGTCAGTCCTGTAGAAGATCTTGCGGGCCTTGACGGAACGCTCTATCGCCTCATCCCTGAGGACGTAACCCAAGTACACGGGAGCGTTGCCCAGAAACTGCATCGACGCGAGCTTTATACGTTCTGCGACTTCTGAGGCTTCGCGGGAACTTTCCGCCATGTTCACGACAAGCATAAGGCCGGTAGTTGCTCCCTCGATGCTCTCCCATGCCGCCGCACCGAGAGACTTTATCACACCGTAAGCATCTCGTATGCTCGTGGGCTCTGGGGTGGTTACGAGTATCGTTATCTCCGACGCGTAGGCGAACGACAGAACGCCCCTGTGAATCCCTGCTCCTGCGTCCATAATGAGGTAGTCAGAGAGCGTCTCGATGCCGGACATTCGCTCAAACAGCCTCTCCATGTCGTTATCATCAAGGTCGGCAATGTCCTTCAAGCCCACGCCTCCGGGAAGAAGCGCGACTGCTCCGTTCCTTGCGGTAGCTCTCTGCGAAGTCCTGAAGTGGACAAGAATTTCGTTGAGGCTGCGAGAGCCGTCGATGAGGTGCGAGATGTTATAGCGTGCGTTGTTGACCCCGCAAAGTATGTCCAGATTCGCCATGCCCAAATCTGCATCTATGAGGACGACTCTCTTGCCGAAATCTGCCAGCGCAAATGACAATGCCGCCGCAATGTTGCTCTTTCCGACTCCTCCCTTGCCGCTCAGAATTGAGAGCGTGTGCAGCCTCTGAGGGGGAGTATTCTTCTGCCTGTTGTCTTGTACCATACGCCTTAATTCTCCAGCCTGATCGGGATTGTATTCATAACGCGCCATCTGCCTCTAACGCTTTCGTTCGTCTTCGGACTTCATCAGGAAATCCGCTATACGTGAACCTGTCGCAGTCTCTATGTCTTTGGGGACGTTCTGCCCGACCGTCAGGAACGACACAGGACAGCCTACTACCTGCTGAATGTTGAAGATTGAGCCGTAGCTTACCGTCTCGTCAAGTTTCGTGAAAAGCAGGTGGGACACCGGGATGTTGGGGATGTGTTCGACAACGTCAAGCATGTCCTTGTACTTCATGTTTGCGGAGAGCACAAGATGTACGGCATCGGGCATGAAGGCATTGTAGATGTTCTCGAACAGATCCATGTTCTTCTTGTCGCGCTGAGACCTTCCGGCAGTGTCGAGAAGGATTATCTCTGCGTTGTCGTGTTCCTCGACTGCGTTGGGTATTGTGTTTATGTCAAAGATTATCTCTATCGGCACGCCGAGAATCTTCGCGTACGTCTTGAGCTGTTCGACCGCTGCGATCCTGTACGTGTCCGCCGTGAGCAATAACACTTTCTTGTGCTCCCAGAGTGCTTTGATTGCGGCGAGCTTGGCGATTGTCGTGGTCTTGCCGACACCTGTAGGGCCGAGAAGCATGACCTTTCTGCCACCTACGGCATCTCCTCCGTTGTCGCCCGAGCACTCTATCTGTGTTGCCAGCCATTTCGTGAAGGGAAGTTTCTTGCTCTTGTCCTTCTTCGAGGCTATTGCGTAATCAGCGAGGAGTTTGCGTATATACCTTTCGTCGACATCCGAAGCCCTGAGCCGTCCCTCG
This genomic interval from Synergistaceae bacterium contains the following:
- a CDS encoding chemotaxis protein CheA, with the translated sequence MDMSQYLGAFLDETDDNLQRLDDMLLALEKDMVDMDVINEIFRSAHTLKGMAGTMGFTQMMGLTHAMEDRLDEARKGTRPLTEADMNLLFTGLDNLQAMADSIRGGGNDAHIDVSDMVAQLRNKAPAEAAPSAAPAAPAEAAPAGGTVSSQDADWAKKANDEGSNAYSVHVTLSQSCLLKAARAYMVVNRLEEMGEIFRAEPPTDALEREEFEFEFTIYVATPASAEEVKAAIEKIGDVQSADVDEVKADAVPAPAATPAQAAAPAPEAAPAPEVSAPAPASSAPARPAASAAPAKKEGAKKSSQTVRVDIGRLDKLMNLVGELVISRARIERLVQEARLRQFDETLSQLGRISGDIQELVTKLRMVPVSFTFDRFPRLIRDLSKTLNKNVELVLEGEDTELDRTVIDEIGDPMVHLIRNSMDHGIEHPDERKALGKPEKGTLKIAAYQEGSGVVIEVSDDGAGIDPERVKQKAIERGILTEDRAAIMSDEEATQIVLLPGFSMAKQITDLSGRGVGMDAVKTKVEQLGGQFDLVSKKNEGTHVYIRLPLTLAIVLSLLIKVGNETYAISLENVEETIMVRKEDIKTVHGEPTTLLRGEVLSLNILGDILGTDDIERDRDEYPVVVVKIGKNKIGFIVSQLIGQQEIVIKSLGRFLSKIDGITGGTILGDGNVALILDVASFYSTKN
- a CDS encoding chemotaxis response regulator protein-glutamate methylesterase, translated to MIPRGGKIRVLVVDDSALMRQFISDILRSDPRIEVAGTARDGKDAIAQIQKLKPDVVTMDVEMPNMDGLTALEEIMRTNPLPVIMVSSMTQEGAETTLKALALGCVDFIGKPSGSISLNIKTIGHEIIDKVIAASTARLRTKAGLISQPQHTLPRAPDFRRMNPPMNLTGRYDIVAIASSTGGPMALSELIPKLPKKFPVPIVITQHMPKEFTTSFAKRLNDTSAVEVVEGFEGLTLKPGRVVIAPGGSHLIVKRRSGTAVCGLSDAPPVLSVKPAANIMFLSVADEYGGNVLCVILTGMGRDGTDGAVALKRKGAYVIAESQKTCVVYGMPKAAVDAGVVDEVLPLNEIPDAMVRLVK
- a CDS encoding MinD/ParA family protein encodes the protein MVQDNRQKNTPPQRLHTLSILSGKGGVGKSNIAAALSFALADFGKRVVLIDADLGMANLDILCGVNNARYNISHLIDGSRSLNEILVHFRTSQRATARNGAVALLPGGVGLKDIADLDDNDMERLFERMSGIETLSDYLIMDAGAGIHRGVLSFAYASEITILVTTPEPTSIRDAYGVIKSLGAAAWESIEGATTGLMLVVNMAESSREASEVAERIKLASMQFLGNAPVYLGYVLRDEAIERSVKARKIFYRTDPESNASICVRNLAGELLKLCEGADIKPEALRQPEGGGVRSFFRRLTKSLFSDEK
- the flhF gene encoding flagellar biosynthesis protein FlhF, with translation MRVTNQITFTAKDDAEALRLAAERLGRDAVILSTQMIKEGGVLGMFKRSVLKVTAGILEEDDTRPQPRPRQATVTSTASTMDEDTRRENLIAFQKLMEFKERGGSLSSSAPAEPTAPLGEEGYRLPQGENIQISPEGLRNAYGLTTRPAPVTPPPQPAPVMPPQQPVPAVPAAPSMSDSDARMLRDQVGALADRIDVLLQRITAVENGVSVAVQQRAPVQAQTFQPMPQLSQEDSGVEGRLRASDVDERYIRKLLADYAIASKKDKSKKLPFTKWLATQIECSGDNGGDAVGGRKVMLLGPTGVGKTTTIAKLAAIKALWEHKKVLLLTADTYRIAAVEQLKTYAKILGVPIEIIFDINTIPNAVEEHDNAEIILLDTAGRSQRDKKNMDLFENIYNAFMPDAVHLVLSANMKYKDMLDVVEHIPNIPVSHLLFTKLDETVSYGSIFNIQQVVGCPVSFLTVGQNVPKDIETATGSRIADFLMKSEDERKR